In the genome of Erinaceus europaeus chromosome 8, mEriEur2.1, whole genome shotgun sequence, one region contains:
- the PEG10 gene encoding retrotransposon-derived protein PEG10 isoform 1 (protein translation is dependent on -1 ribosomal frameshift; isoform 1 is encoded by transcript variant 1; The RefSeq protein has 1 non-frameshifting indel compared to this genomic sequence) produces MRNKKLLKTKRRRGGRGGQDPGLPPHRSDTTPEATSGRALPTPTVNLGPDCPPPPPPPPPNDPNIPSTSGCSGSAQRAQVNPNGERRRDNLSEEINNLREKVMRQSEENNNLQNQVQKLTEENSNLREQVEEEEEEVVEEGPQQQQPQQQQPQQLPQPQPEPQPEPQPQPQPQPQPQPQQPTITEENEDELCGAAAAAVPATPIEEECSEDLPEKFDGNPDMLVPFMAQCQLFMEKSTRDFSVDRVRVCFVTSMMTGRAARWASAKLERSHYLMHNYPAFMTEMKHVFEDPQRREAAKRKIRRLRQGMGSVVDYSNAFQMIAQDLDWNEPALIDQYHEGLSDHIQAELSRLEAAKSLSALISQCIHIERRLARAAAARKPRSPPRALVLPHIANHHHQADPTEPVGGARMRLTQEEKERRRKLNLCLYCGNGGHYADNCPAKASKASPAGKLLGPAVEGPSATGPEIIRSLPTDDASTPHLQVMIQIHLPGRHTLFVRAMIDSGASGNFIDHEYVAQNGIPLRIKDWPILVEAIDGRPIASGPVVHETHNMIVDLGDHREVMSFDVTQSPFFPVVLGVRWLSTHDPNITWSTRSIVFDSEYCRYHCRIYSPIPPPLPPPTQPTFYYPVEGYRVYHPVRYYYVHNVYTPVDEHVYPDHRLVDPHIEMIPGAHSIPSGHVYSLSEPEMAALRDFVARNVKDGLITPTIAPNGAQVLQVKRGWKLQVSYDCRAPNSVTIQNQYPRLSIPNLDDQAHLATYAEYVPQLPVYHAYHYPAYAAYPTYPVGFAWYPVGRDGHGRSLYVPVMITWNPHWYRQPPVPQYPPPQPPPPPPPPPPPPSYSTM; encoded by the exons ATGCG AAACAAAAAGCTTTTGAAAACAAAGAGAAGGCGGGGTGGAAGAGGAGGCCAGGATCCTGGCCTCCCCCCCCACAGGAGTGACACCACACCTGAAGCAACATCTGGGAGAGCTCTTCCCACCCCCACAGTCAATCTGGGGCCTGACTGccccccccctcctccacctcctccccccaACGACCCCAACATCCCCTCTACTTCTGGATGTTCAGGCAGTGCTCAGAGGGCCCAGGTCAACCCTAacggagaaagaaggagagacaatcTCTCTGAAGAGATCAACAACCTGAGAGAGAAAGTCATGAGGCAGTCCGAGGAGAACAACAACCTGCAGAACCAGGTGCAGAAGCTCACAGAGGAGAACTCCAACCTTCGGGAGCAAgttgaagaagaggaagaagaggtagTAGAAGAGGGGCCACAGCAGCAGcagccccagcagcagcagccccaGCAGCTGCCTCAGCCCCAACCAGAGCCACAGCCagagccacagccacagccacagccacagccacaaccacagccacagccacagcagcCCACTATCACTGAGGAAAATGAAGATGAGCTCTGTggtgcagctgctgctgctgttccagctacTCCCATAGAAGAAGAGTGCTCAGAAGACCTCCCAGAGAAGTTTGATGGCAACCCAGACATGCTGGTTCCCTTCATGGCCCAGTGCCAGCTCTTCATGGAAAAGAGCACCAGAGATTTCTCAGTCGATCGCGTCCGAGTCTGCTTCGTGACCAGCATGATGACCGGCCGTGCTGCCCGCTGGGCCTCTGCAAAACTGGAGAGGTCCCACTACCTGATGCACAACTATCCAGCCTTCATGACCGAAATGAAGCATGTCTTTGAAGACCCTCAGAGGCGCGAGGCTGCCAAGCGCAAGATCAGACGTCTGCGCCAAGGTATGGGATCAGTTGTCGATTATTCCAATGCTTTCCAGATGATTGCCCAGGATCTGGATTGGAACGAGCCTGCGCTGATTGACCAGTACCACGAGGGCCTGAGCGACCACATTCAGGCAGAGCTGTCACGCCTGGAAGCTGCCAAATCCCTGTCAGCACTGATCAGCCAGTGCATCCACATTGAGAGAAGGCTGGCCCGGGCCGCTGCAGCTCGCAAACCACGCTCCCCTCCCCGAGCGCTGGTGTTGCCTCACATTGcgaaccaccaccaccaggctgaCCCAACCGAGCCCGTGGGAGGTGCCCGCATGCGCCTGacccaggaagaaaaagaaagacgcaGAAAATTGAACCTTTGCCTCTACTGTGGGAATGGAGGTCACTACGCCGACAACTGTCCTGCCAAGGCCTCAAAGGCCTCACCGGCGGGA AAACTCCTCGGCCCCGCTGTAGAGGGACCTTCAGCGACCGGGCCAGAAATAATAAGGTCCCTTCCCACCGACGACGCttcaactcctcacctgcaagtaATGATCCAGATTCATCTGCCGGGAAGACACACCTTGTTTGTCCGAGCCATGATAGATTCTGGTGCTTCAGGTAACTTCATTGACCACGAATATGTCGCCCAAAATGGCATCCCACTGAGAATCAAGGACTGGCCAATACTTGTAGAAGCAATTGATGGACGTCCCATAGCATCAGGCCCAGTAGTCCATGAAACACACAACATGATTGTTGACCTGGGTGACCACCGTGAGGTGATGTCATTTGATGTGACTCAGTCTCCGTTCTTCCCTGTTGTCCTGGGGGTGcgttggctgagcacacatgatcCCAACATTACATGGAGCACCAGATCAATTGTCTTCGATTCTGAATACTGCCGATACCACTGCCGAATTTATTCGCCAataccaccaccactcccaccaccaacacaGCCGACATTTTATTACCCAGTAGAAGGTTACAGAGTTTACCATCCAGTGAGGTACTACTATGTCCACAATGTGTACACTCCAGTAGACGAGCACGTCTACCCAGATCACCGGCTGGTTGATCCCCACATTGAAATGATACCTGGAGCACACAGTATTCCCAGCGGGCACGTGTACTCCCTGTCTGAACCTGAGATGGCTGCTCTGCGAGATTTTGTGGCCAGAAATGTCAAAGATGGACTGATTACTCCTACAATTGCACCTAATGGAGCCCAGGTTCTCCAGGTGAAGAGGGGGTGGAAACTGCAGGTTTCCTATGATTGCCGTGCTCCCAACAGTGTCACCATTCAGAATCAGTACCCACGTCTCTCTATCCCAAATTTGGATGACCAAGCTCACCTGGCAACGTATGCTGAATACGTACCTCAGCTACCTGTATACCATGCCTACCACTACCCAGCATATGCCGCATACCCGACTTATCCAGTAGGATTCGCCTGGTACCCAGTGGGAAGAGATGGACATGGACGATCGCTCTATGTCCCCGTGATGATCACTTGGAATCCACATTGGTACCGCCAGCCTCCAGTACCCCAATATCCACCACCGCAGCCGCCGCCACCTCctccaccaccgccaccacctccGTCTTACAGCACCATGTAA
- the PEG10 gene encoding retrotransposon-derived protein PEG10 isoform 2 (isoform 2 is encoded by transcript variant 1; The RefSeq protein has 1 non-frameshifting indel compared to this genomic sequence) yields MRNKKLLKTKRRRGGRGGQDPGLPPHRSDTTPEATSGRALPTPTVNLGPDCPPPPPPPPPNDPNIPSTSGCSGSAQRAQVNPNGERRRDNLSEEINNLREKVMRQSEENNNLQNQVQKLTEENSNLREQVEEEEEEVVEEGPQQQQPQQQQPQQLPQPQPEPQPEPQPQPQPQPQPQPQQPTITEENEDELCGAAAAAVPATPIEEECSEDLPEKFDGNPDMLVPFMAQCQLFMEKSTRDFSVDRVRVCFVTSMMTGRAARWASAKLERSHYLMHNYPAFMTEMKHVFEDPQRREAAKRKIRRLRQGMGSVVDYSNAFQMIAQDLDWNEPALIDQYHEGLSDHIQAELSRLEAAKSLSALISQCIHIERRLARAAAARKPRSPPRALVLPHIANHHHQADPTEPVGGARMRLTQEEKERRRKLNLCLYCGNGGHYADNCPAKASKASPAGNSSAPL; encoded by the exons ATGCG AAACAAAAAGCTTTTGAAAACAAAGAGAAGGCGGGGTGGAAGAGGAGGCCAGGATCCTGGCCTCCCCCCCCACAGGAGTGACACCACACCTGAAGCAACATCTGGGAGAGCTCTTCCCACCCCCACAGTCAATCTGGGGCCTGACTGccccccccctcctccacctcctccccccaACGACCCCAACATCCCCTCTACTTCTGGATGTTCAGGCAGTGCTCAGAGGGCCCAGGTCAACCCTAacggagaaagaaggagagacaatcTCTCTGAAGAGATCAACAACCTGAGAGAGAAAGTCATGAGGCAGTCCGAGGAGAACAACAACCTGCAGAACCAGGTGCAGAAGCTCACAGAGGAGAACTCCAACCTTCGGGAGCAAgttgaagaagaggaagaagaggtagTAGAAGAGGGGCCACAGCAGCAGcagccccagcagcagcagccccaGCAGCTGCCTCAGCCCCAACCAGAGCCACAGCCagagccacagccacagccacagccacagccacaaccacagccacagccacagcagcCCACTATCACTGAGGAAAATGAAGATGAGCTCTGTggtgcagctgctgctgctgttccagctacTCCCATAGAAGAAGAGTGCTCAGAAGACCTCCCAGAGAAGTTTGATGGCAACCCAGACATGCTGGTTCCCTTCATGGCCCAGTGCCAGCTCTTCATGGAAAAGAGCACCAGAGATTTCTCAGTCGATCGCGTCCGAGTCTGCTTCGTGACCAGCATGATGACCGGCCGTGCTGCCCGCTGGGCCTCTGCAAAACTGGAGAGGTCCCACTACCTGATGCACAACTATCCAGCCTTCATGACCGAAATGAAGCATGTCTTTGAAGACCCTCAGAGGCGCGAGGCTGCCAAGCGCAAGATCAGACGTCTGCGCCAAGGTATGGGATCAGTTGTCGATTATTCCAATGCTTTCCAGATGATTGCCCAGGATCTGGATTGGAACGAGCCTGCGCTGATTGACCAGTACCACGAGGGCCTGAGCGACCACATTCAGGCAGAGCTGTCACGCCTGGAAGCTGCCAAATCCCTGTCAGCACTGATCAGCCAGTGCATCCACATTGAGAGAAGGCTGGCCCGGGCCGCTGCAGCTCGCAAACCACGCTCCCCTCCCCGAGCGCTGGTGTTGCCTCACATTGcgaaccaccaccaccaggctgaCCCAACCGAGCCCGTGGGAGGTGCCCGCATGCGCCTGacccaggaagaaaaagaaagacgcaGAAAATTGAACCTTTGCCTCTACTGTGGGAATGGAGGTCACTACGCCGACAACTGTCCTGCCAAGGCCTCAAAGGCCTCACCGGCGGGAAACTCCTCGGCCCCGCTGTAG